The segment ATACCATCTGCAGGATGACGGAAGCATCACATATGCCGGAGGCCGCTTGAAGGATGGACAGATTGAGGCAGAGGCAGGACATTTCAGCAAGTATGCTGTGCTGGAGTACGAGAAGATCTTCACCGATCTGAACGGACATTGGGCGCAGAATGCGGTGAAGGAGCTGGCCGCGAAGCATATTGTACAAGGAACGAGTGCCAAAGCCTTCAGTCCGGCACAGAAGCTGACCCGGGCACAATTCGCCGCCATGCTTGTGCGGGCGCTGGGATTGGAGCCTGTGAATACAGCAGGCAGCACCTTTAAGGACGTGTCCCGTGATGCGTGGTATGCCGCAGACCTTCAGACCGCTTATCAGCATGGACTCGTCAGCGGCAAGGGCGGTAACGTCTTCGCACCGAATGACAGCATTACCCGGGAGGAAATGGCGGTTATGCTGGTAAGAGCTTATACGCTCCAGCATGAAGCTCCGGCAGCAGAGAAGTCTGGCATGAAGGATCAGGAGCATATTTCACACTGGGCTGAGAAACAGGTCAACCAGGCGGCATTCCTCGGTCTTATGCAGGGCCATCCTGGCGGTGCATTTGAGCCGAAGGGCTGGACGACCCGGGCCCAGAGCGCGCAAGCTGTGCTGAATCTGCTGAAGGCGCTGGAGTAATCGCATCGCGGTTCCTTCTCCATCTCAAGCAGGGTCCGTGTTGATTGCGGGTCTGCCTGCAATGCAACTGAAGAGGCGGCTGAACAGGCCGCTGACAGGCTGATTGCCATGAAAAAGAATACAACAAGAAAGGCTGGCGCACTTTGGCGCCAGCCTTTCTTGTGTGGGGTGAGCGAAAATGGCTGCTCTAGCTGCCCCAGGTGCGTTCACCGCTTAAATATTTCTCGGTCAGAATCGACAGCAGCTGAATGCCGACCTCATTCTCTCCGCCTTCGGGGATAATAATGTCAGCGTACTTCTTCGAGGGCTCGATAAAGGCCTCGTGCATGGGCTTGACCGTGCTCAGATACTGATCATAAATCGACTGGATGGTGCGGCCGCGATCCTCGATATCGCGCACCACCCGGCGCAGAATCCGTACATCCGGATCCGTATCCACGAATACCTTGATGTCCAGCAGCGGGCGCAGATTCTCATCTGACAGCACATGCAGGCCTTCAAGGATCGTGATATGACCGGGTGTAAGCTCTACCGTCTCCTGCTTGGAGCGGGCATGGGTAGTAAAGTCATACACCGGGGCTTCTGCACGCTGACCTGATTTCAGCAGCTGGAGATGCTCTACCAGCAGCTCGGTGTCAAAAGCAAACGGGTGATCATAATTGATGCTCTCCCGCTCCTCCAGACTGAGGTGGGGGTTGTCCTTATAATAATTATCCTGAGATATAAATGTCACTTTACCGGGTCCCAGACGATCAATAACCGAGCGGGCCACCGTTGTTTTGCCAGAGCCGGTGCCGCCGGCGATTCCAATAATGAGCATGGTGTTTCCCTAAACCTCCCTAAGGTGTTCGTGCGTTGCAATTTCAGTATTGTACCACAGCAGCGGCCGTATTTCACCTTGCGAAGCACTGGAACCTTCAGGGATGGTGAATGAGCTGCGGGCCTGAAGCGATGTACGGCTCTATCATTAGAAGCGATCAATGACAAACATTCGGTCAGCCTCCGCCTGCAGGCCAAGTGAAAGCAGAAATTGCTGCATTAATTCAAAAACGGGAGAAGGAGGGCCCATAGCATCATGCACATACCTGAAGTTTAAATCCCGGAGCATCGCAAGCTTCTCTTCCAGACAGGACGTCATAAAAAAAGCGCTCATCCGCTGCAGCTCCGCCTCATCCTCCGGACACCCGTCCCTAAAGGGATAGCGTCCAGCAGAGGCAGCAGGGCTGCCTGCGATTCCCAATCCGTCGGAAGTGTCAATCGCGCAATTTTGCTGCCTTTCCAGCAGGATCTCCTGGAAATAGGGGAGGACTGGCCGGGGGGCTGCTCCAAAATGCTGCTTCAGTGCTTCCTGGATGACCTGATGGTGTTCTTGAAGCCACAGCGGAGTATCGTCAGCCCAGGCTTCTTCCTCCCATGGGGGCTGGTTCAGACCTTTGTACGCCCACCAGCGTTCCAGGGTTTCTACGTGATGAACGGATACAATCAGATCCAGAAACTCCTGAAGGTTTCGTGCCATCAAGCGGATAGGAGGATTGTCTGTAGGAGTGACACAGACAATGCTGGCTTCCTCCAGCCGGGAGATTCTCCCGAATTCGGTTAAAAAACCGAAGTGGATGCCATTCCCCCCAGTGCTGGCAAAAGGAATAAGGTCCGGCGGTGTAATAGAATAAGCAAAATAGCTATCCTCCATGCGAAAGCCAATCATGCTCATGTCGATACCTTGTGCTGCAAGTGAATGACTCAGCTGGAACAGGCGTTGAATCATATCGGGAATCTCGTAGCTGCCATAGGCCTGAATCAGCGAGGGCTTCATAAAAGACATTAATGAATCTCCTCCTGGCTCAAATTCACAATTTTCATAAATTTCACAGGCCGCGTATCGCGGTGTTCTATGCCTAAAGCCCGGCAGGGATTGCATTCCTGCCGGGCTTGGTCCGGCTTACGCCCAGTCTCGCTTTAAGGTAAACAAATCCTTCAGCTCTTCCGTAGACAGCTCCGTAATCCAGCCCTCACTTGAAGTAATAATGTTGTCGCTCAGCTGCTGCTTGCTCTCCAGCATCTCATCAATCCGTTCCTCCAGCGTGCCCAGGGCAATAAATTTATGCACCTGTACATCCTTGGTTTGGCCCATTCGGTAGGCGCGGTCGGTCGCCTGATTCTCTACTGCCGGGTTCCACCAGCGGTCGTAGTGAAATACATGGTTCGCAGCAGTCAGATTCAGGCCGACGCCGCCGGCCTTCAGCGATAGAATAAACACGCCCGGCTGCTGCTCTGCCGGCAGGACCTGCGACTGGAACTGCTCGATCATTTTGTCCCGGGCGGTCTTGGTCGTGCTGCCATTCAGATACAGCACCGGCTCGCCGAGCTCTTGGCGCAGCACCTGCTGCAGCATCTCGCCCATGCCGATGTATTGCGTGAAGATGAGACAGCGCTCGCCCTCTTCCCGCAGCTCTTTGACGAGCGCGATCAGGCGCTCCAGCTTGGCTGAGCGGCTGATGATGCTCTCCGTATCCAGCTGCGGCGTGGAGGATGAGGCCTTGGAGCCTTGCCTGCTTGTTGCGGCTTCCCCTGCAGGGTCACTCTCCAGAGCGCTTTGCTCTGCCAAACCTGCCGGCTGCAGCTGACGAGAGGACAACCCTTCGGCGGATTCCTTCTCCTTCAGCGGCAGCGCCTCGCGGCTGATCAGGAGCGGATGATCGCACAACTGCTTCAGCCGGGTCAAGGTGGATAGAATGGCGCCTTTGCGCTCAATGCCTTCCAGCTTGTTCATCTGCTCCAGCAGCTGATTGACCGTCTGATCGTATAAGACGCCCTGCTCCTGGGTCAGATGAATGTAGGTTTTCATCTCGTTTTTATCCGGCAGGTCTAGCTGGATATGGGGGTCTTTTTTCTTGCGGCGCAGCATGAATGGCTTGACGAGCTTTTGCAGATCAGCGGTTTTCTCTTCGCTCTGCCCCTTCTCAATAGCCTGAATAAAGCGCTGCGTGAACGCCCTCAATCCGCCCAAATAGCCGGGATTAATAAAATCATAGATGGACCACAGCTCCGCCAGCTTGTTCTCGATCGGCGTTCCGGTCAGGGCAATGCGATGCCTTGCCGGAAAGCTGCGTACTGCTGTGGACTGTTTCGTCTGCGCGTTTTTAATATTTTGCGCTTCGTCCAGGCAGATGGAATCCCACTTCATGCCCTGCAGCAGCTCCTGATCCAGCGCTGCGGTCGCATAGGAGGTCAGGACAAGGTCCGCCTCCATCGCTTCGGCCAGGAATTCCTCGCTGCTGTACCGCTTGCTGCCATAATGGAGCATGACGCGAATGGATGGTCCAAAGCGGCTCAGCTCCTTCTGCCAGTTTCCAAGCACCGAGGTGGGGCAGATCAGCAGGGAAGGCGTGCGGGCAGGCCGGCTTTGGTCGCCGGCGCCTGCGTCGTGGTCTTTTTCTGAAACAGCTTCCATCCTATTTCCATCCTGCATGCGGGCTTCTTCTATCGCAGCTTCCTTCATGTGCAGGAGGTAGGTAATGTATTGAATGGTTTTGCCAAGGCCCATATCGTCTGCCAGACAAGCCCCGAGACCGAACCGGCGCAGGAAGGCGAGCCAGGAATATCCCTCATGCTGGTAATGCCGCAGATCTGCCCTAAGGCCCGCCGGCACAGGCATTTGCGGCCATTCGCTCTGACCTCCAAGCTGGGAGATAAGGTGCAGCAGATGCTCGTTGAGCTCTACCTCCAGCCGGATGCGCTCCGGCGATTTGTCCTCGCTGTCCTCGGAAGAGCTCTCATCCTCATCCGCCTGTCCGCTCTCCAGAAGATGCAGGTGCAAAATATCCTGAAAGGACAGTCCCTCCGAAGGGTCCACACCTGCCATCGCCTGGCGGATTTGG is part of the Paenibacillus algicola genome and harbors:
- the udk gene encoding uridine kinase codes for the protein MLIIGIAGGTGSGKTTVARSVIDRLGPGKVTFISQDNYYKDNPHLSLEERESINYDHPFAFDTELLVEHLQLLKSGQRAEAPVYDFTTHARSKQETVELTPGHITILEGLHVLSDENLRPLLDIKVFVDTDPDVRILRRVVRDIEDRGRTIQSIYDQYLSTVKPMHEAFIEPSKKYADIIIPEGGENEVGIQLLSILTEKYLSGERTWGS
- a CDS encoding DEAD/DEAH box helicase, with the protein product MIGSALTIHVQITLSAYGDALIYGSLDSGAYVPGLYLKQRLFAWHEESFYGTALEVQKLQEVELVVLPAEQVLPYFAKLPLLSHISWKWGEESLPFIEAAPALMELVRSRKFVPEFEAYREGRLQWLWESRQLEPVSRSVVAQLQEDPLFSAGIRSAFTAAVFQQSYGTEAAAADLRREYPLLFAADRSAAAGMDAEAWLLSIGWKADTAPFRPLLQLLEPEEEETHWRLSLVLQDKEDHSSLMPITLSGDGAASGSWPESWTPFVTERAAGWLERLRGALPDGMLSGGDDLFGEPLTGEEAWRFLSAESQRLLQTGWQVLLPAWWEAASRKRPRLRAKLRSGEGQERGQGSSLFGLDSLVNFDWRIAIGNADLSEAEFAQLVAQNQRLVKFRGQWIALDPALIAQIRQAMAGVDPSEGLSFQDILHLHLLESGQADEDESSSEDSEDKSPERIRLEVELNEHLLHLISQLGGQSEWPQMPVPAGLRADLRHYQHEGYSWLAFLRRFGLGACLADDMGLGKTIQYITYLLHMKEAAIEEARMQDGNRMEAVSEKDHDAGAGDQSRPARTPSLLICPTSVLGNWQKELSRFGPSIRVMLHYGSKRYSSEEFLAEAMEADLVLTSYATAALDQELLQGMKWDSICLDEAQNIKNAQTKQSTAVRSFPARHRIALTGTPIENKLAELWSIYDFINPGYLGGLRAFTQRFIQAIEKGQSEEKTADLQKLVKPFMLRRKKKDPHIQLDLPDKNEMKTYIHLTQEQGVLYDQTVNQLLEQMNKLEGIERKGAILSTLTRLKQLCDHPLLISREALPLKEKESAEGLSSRQLQPAGLAEQSALESDPAGEAATSRQGSKASSSTPQLDTESIISRSAKLERLIALVKELREEGERCLIFTQYIGMGEMLQQVLRQELGEPVLYLNGSTTKTARDKMIEQFQSQVLPAEQQPGVFILSLKAGGVGLNLTAANHVFHYDRWWNPAVENQATDRAYRMGQTKDVQVHKFIALGTLEERIDEMLESKQQLSDNIITSSEGWITELSTEELKDLFTLKRDWA
- a CDS encoding glycosyltransferase family protein, which translates into the protein MSFMKPSLIQAYGSYEIPDMIQRLFQLSHSLAAQGIDMSMIGFRMEDSYFAYSITPPDLIPFASTGGNGIHFGFLTEFGRISRLEEASIVCVTPTDNPPIRLMARNLQEFLDLIVSVHHVETLERWWAYKGLNQPPWEEEAWADDTPLWLQEHHQVIQEALKQHFGAAPRPVLPYFQEILLERQQNCAIDTSDGLGIAGSPAASAGRYPFRDGCPEDEAELQRMSAFFMTSCLEEKLAMLRDLNFRYVHDAMGPPSPVFELMQQFLLSLGLQAEADRMFVIDRF